The stretch of DNA GTAAGGATTCTGTATGTACCGGCACCTACTGTACCGAGACCTATAATGCCTACGCCGATCATTTACTTTTCGAAGAATATAAAAGATTTTTGATTCCCTTTACTGCCTGCTTGATCCTGTGTTCGTTCTCTATCAGGGCAAACCGTATATAACCTTCCCCGTACTCACCGAAGCCGATCCCAGGAGAGGTTACCACCTTTGCCTCCTCCAGGAGGAGCTTTGAAAACTCCATGGAACCCATAGAGACAAATTGTTCAGGGATCCTGGCCCAGACAAACATCGTTGCACTGGGTTTCTCTACTTCCCAGCCATATCTGTAGAGCCCTTCACAGAGGGCATCCCTTCTTGCCTTGTATTTCTCGACGATCTCCTTTACATCGGCGTCCCCCTCATTGAGGGCTATGATAGAGGCTATCTGGATGGGTTGAAATACCCCGTAATCGAAATAGCTTTTTATCCTGCCGAGGGCATTGATCATTTTCTTATTGCCCACGGCAAATCCAACCCTCCATCCCGGCATGCTGTAGCTCTTGGAGAGGGAGAAAAATTCAACGCCGACATCCTTGGCGCCTTTGACCTGCAAAAAGCTTGGCGCCTTATACCCGTCAAAGACCAGGTCGGCATATGCAAGGTCGTGCACCACCATTAAGTTATGTTCCTCTGCAAATGCAACAACCTTTTCAAAGAAGTCTGTCTCCACCACCTCTGTTGTGGGGTTGTTGGGAAAACTGATGATGAGCATGCGCGGCTGGGGCCAGGTTGTTTTAACGGCGATGTTCAGTCTTTCGAAGAATTCCTCTCTCGGCAGGATCGGTATGGTCCTCAGATCGCCTCCGGCAATGACTACTGAATAGGAGTGTATCGGGTACGCGGGATTGGGGACAATCACTACCTCTCCCTGGCTGATCGTCGCGAGAACGAGGTGGCCGAGGCCTTCCTTGGCCCCCATGGTTACCACAATCTCTGTCTCAGGGTCTACATCGACGTCGTATTTTTTCTTGTACCAGTTAGCGATAGCCGCCCTCAACTTTGTGATACCCCTTGTAACCGAATAGCGGTGGTTTCTCGGGTTCCTCGCTGCCTCCACGAGTTTTGAGACGATGTGCTTCGGAGTGGGGATATCGGGGTTCCCCATACCGAGGTCGATAATATCCTCACCCTTTCTTCTCGCCTCGATCATCAAATCCCGAACAATCCCGAATGCATAAGGCGGCAACCTTGATATCCTATAGAAATCGTCCATTTAGATGAACATTACCATATACGGCACCCACAATCAATACTCTTCCTGTAAAATATCGCCCCGGTATTAAGGCGGTGAATAGCATAAAGGCAGTGAATAGTCGATAGTGAATAGTCGATAGCAATAAAGGCGGTGAATAGCATAAAGGCGGTGAATAGTCGATAGTGAATAGTAGATAGTAATAAAGGCGGTGAATAGTCGATAGCCGTCAGCAGTCAGCTGAAACAAAAAAGGCTTTTTTGGCTGATGGTTGATTAGAGGCAGTCGATAGTAGATAGTGAACAGTAAGAAGCAAAAAGATGGATGACGATACAGGGGGTCATTGCGAGCCCGCAGGGCGTGGCAATCCCATCTTTTGAGATCGCCACGGCTTCGCCTCGCGATGACAGTAAGGTTTTGAACGTAGAACATTGAACGTTGAACAGATGTTCCCTCACGCATCACGCCTTACGGGCGTTTCGTTTTCTGCTCCTCTCACCCTCTCACCTTCTGCTCTTCTGCACACCTTACGAGGTTCCCACCAGTATCGAGCGACCAGCGACGAGTATCGAGCATCCAGTATCCGGTTTGCTATGAAGTGTCAGGATAATTTGTACCCGAACCTGCGCAGGAGTTCTTTCCGTGCCTTTTTGTCCTCTTCCTGCTCTATACCTTTTGGTTTTGAACCGTCAACGACACCGAGGATGCCCCCGCCCTGGTCTGTCTCCGCAACGATCACCTGAAGGGAATTGGCCGTGGCACAGATGATGTGGCATACCTCCTGGCAGGCCTTCAAGGCATTTAGTACGTTAATGGGGAACCCATCTTTTAAGAATATGACAAAGGTATGGCCGCAGGAAAGCGAGAAAGATGTTTCGCAAGCAAGCTTCATGAGCGTTTCGTCGTTCCCTTCATACCGTACCAGACATGGCCCGCTTGCCTCAGAAAACGCGATGCCGAACCTGAGTGATGGAGAAGAGCCCACGAGGATCTCGTAGATATCCTCGACGGTCTTGACGAAATGGGACTGGCCGATAATGATGTTGAGCCCTTCGGGCACATCAACCTTTACTGTCTTTAATTCCATATGTACCTCCTTTTACAAGCTGAGAGCGTAGAGCTGAGAGCATGGGGCGAAGCACCGCTACAGCCCTATAGTTCATTGCTTATAATATAATAAATTCCTATACGAGGCGTTAAGCAAATTCCATAAAAGACGTCTTGCCTTTCGCACATGTTAACCCTCACTATTTACGGGTTTATCACTCTCGGCTCTTCGCTCTCGGCTCTCAGCTATAAAAGGTTCCGGTTTCTGAAAGTCCGGCACAAAGAGCGGCGCGCTGTCTAATTCCTGGATAAAGACATTTTCGAAGCCGTTATCCAATAACAGTGTAATGAGCCTGTCATATTCGTCCTGTCTTACTCTTCTTTTCAGGGGCGGGTAGGCATCGGCCTCATGGAGCGGGCAGTATTGAGACATAAGGCTTATGTAAGTATCAGCGCCGAGGATATCCTTGATCCACCTGATAATCTTTTCTGAACCCGCGAGGCCTCCGGGGAGAACGAGATGGCGTATGAGCAGACCTTTTGTTGCGAGCCCGTCCCGTATTGCGAGGTTGCCGACCTGTTGCCGCATCTCTATAATGGAAAGCCGGGCAAAACGCGGGTAGCCCTGCCTGAGTGGCGAATCGGAGAGCTGCGCCGCGATCTTAGGGCTCCAGTATTTAAAATCCGGAAGGTACACATCCACAAGCCCGTCAAGGAACCTGAGTGTTTCCACGTTTTCGTATGCGTTTGTGTTATAAACAAAGGGTATCCCTATCCCCCGTCGCTTCGCCTCGCTGACAGCAAGGGCAATAAAGGGGACATAAGGCGTGGGACTGACGAGATTGATATTATGACAGCCTGCCTGTTCGAGCTGAAAAAAGATCTCCGTGAGTTCTTTCACCGAGAACCTGTTCCCGATCCCCTCATGGCTTATCTGGTAGTTCTGACAGAAGAGGCATCTCAGGTTGCAGGAGGAAAAGAATATGTTCCCGGAGCCGTTCG from Syntrophorhabdaceae bacterium encodes:
- a CDS encoding aminotransferase class I/II-fold pyridoxal phosphate-dependent enzyme, yielding MDDFYRISRLPPYAFGIVRDLMIEARRKGEDIIDLGMGNPDIPTPKHIVSKLVEAARNPRNHRYSVTRGITKLRAAIANWYKKKYDVDVDPETEIVVTMGAKEGLGHLVLATISQGEVVIVPNPAYPIHSYSVVIAGGDLRTIPILPREEFFERLNIAVKTTWPQPRMLIISFPNNPTTEVVETDFFEKVVAFAEEHNLMVVHDLAYADLVFDGYKAPSFLQVKGAKDVGVEFFSLSKSYSMPGWRVGFAVGNKKMINALGRIKSYFDYGVFQPIQIASIIALNEGDADVKEIVEKYKARRDALCEGLYRYGWEVEKPSATMFVWARIPEQFVSMGSMEFSKLLLEEAKVVTSPGIGFGEYGEGYIRFALIENEHRIKQAVKGIKNLLYSSKSK
- a CDS encoding adenosine-specific kinase, whose protein sequence is MELKTVKVDVPEGLNIIIGQSHFVKTVEDIYEILVGSSPSLRFGIAFSEASGPCLVRYEGNDETLMKLACETSFSLSCGHTFVIFLKDGFPINVLNALKACQEVCHIICATANSLQVIVAETDQGGGILGVVDGSKPKGIEQEEDKKARKELLRRFGYKLS
- a CDS encoding radical SAM protein, with amino-acid sequence MNRLKGERGYCGVGDEILIAYYGPHHGEEPPISGTNGSGNIFFSSCNLRCLFCQNYQISHEGIGNRFSVKELTEIFFQLEQAGCHNINLVSPTPYVPFIALAVSEAKRRGIGIPFVYNTNAYENVETLRFLDGLVDVYLPDFKYWSPKIAAQLSDSPLRQGYPRFARLSIIEMRQQVGNLAIRDGLATKGLLIRHLVLPGGLAGSEKIIRWIKDILGADTYISLMSQYCPLHEADAYPPLKRRVRQDEYDRLITLLLDNGFENVFIQELDSAPLFVPDFQKPEPFIAESRERRAESDKPVNSEG